In Deinococcus fonticola, a single window of DNA contains:
- a CDS encoding peroxiredoxin: MTPRVGQPAPPFQARSDDGQILDLTALRGRWVVLYFYPKASTPGCSIEAQRFEQALPEFGRSGAAVVGVSTDTEASQAKFRDQCQLSFPLLPDGDKAICQAYGVLGGLNGLLGVAARQTFLIDPQGILVHHWKSVNPASHAGEVLRVLHEKQQS; the protein is encoded by the coding sequence ATGACGCCGCGAGTTGGTCAACCTGCCCCGCCCTTTCAGGCCCGCAGTGACGACGGACAAATCCTCGACCTGACGGCCCTGCGCGGGCGCTGGGTGGTGCTGTACTTCTACCCGAAGGCCAGCACGCCGGGGTGCAGCATCGAAGCGCAGCGGTTCGAGCAGGCCCTGCCGGAGTTCGGGCGTTCAGGCGCGGCGGTGGTGGGCGTCAGCACCGACACGGAAGCCAGCCAGGCGAAATTCCGCGATCAGTGCCAGCTCAGTTTTCCGCTGCTGCCCGACGGCGACAAGGCAATCTGCCAGGCCTACGGGGTGCTGGGCGGCCTGAACGGCCTGCTGGGCGTGGCGGCCCGCCAGACCTTCCTGATCGACCCGCAGGGTATCCTGGTGCACCACTGGAAAAGCGTGAACCCGGCCAGTCACGCGGGTGAAGTGCTGCGCGTCCTGCACGAAAAACAGCAAAGCTGA